A single Desulfovibrio piger DNA region contains:
- the rsmH gene encoding 16S rRNA (cytosine(1402)-N(4))-methyltransferase RsmH: MTMQQQGQERNAADLHIPVLMKETLAALQPVLDAGRGRPVRILDGTLGMAGHSCAMLRAAPRAELCALDRDEEALELARRRLEPFGGRVHTYHCRYSQFGEALDDLGWDRVDAVLLDIGVSSLQLDEAERGFSFYGDGPLDMRMDQHSGAPSAWHWVNRENFDRLKECIATLGEEPQAGRIARAIVDARQKSPIDTTAQLAALVEKAYPPAWRAKARRHPATRTFQALRMAVNDELGELRRFLDAILGRLSLGGRLAVISFHSLEDRMVKQAMRHWAEGCRCPRHVPVCVCHHVPEVEILYKKPVQADEEELAVNPRASSAKLRAVEKIAEAVS; this comes from the coding sequence ATGACCATGCAGCAGCAGGGACAGGAACGAAATGCGGCCGATCTGCACATCCCTGTCCTGATGAAGGAAACCCTTGCGGCCCTGCAGCCCGTGCTGGATGCCGGAAGGGGTCGCCCCGTGCGCATCCTGGACGGCACGCTCGGCATGGCCGGGCACAGCTGCGCCATGTTGCGGGCCGCCCCCCGGGCGGAGCTCTGCGCCCTGGACAGGGACGAAGAAGCCCTGGAGCTGGCCCGGCGCCGGCTGGAACCTTTTGGCGGGCGCGTCCACACCTACCATTGCCGCTACAGCCAGTTCGGGGAAGCCCTCGACGATCTGGGCTGGGACAGGGTCGATGCCGTGCTGCTGGACATCGGCGTCTCCTCCCTGCAGCTGGATGAGGCGGAGCGCGGTTTCAGCTTTTACGGGGACGGGCCCCTGGACATGCGCATGGACCAGCATTCCGGCGCCCCCTCGGCCTGGCACTGGGTCAATCGCGAGAACTTCGACCGTCTCAAGGAATGCATCGCCACTCTGGGCGAGGAGCCGCAGGCCGGGCGCATCGCCCGGGCCATCGTGGATGCCCGCCAGAAAAGCCCCATCGATACCACCGCCCAGCTGGCGGCCCTGGTGGAGAAGGCCTACCCGCCCGCCTGGCGCGCCAAGGCCCGCCGCCATCCCGCCACGCGCACCTTCCAGGCCCTGCGCATGGCCGTCAACGATGAGCTGGGCGAGCTGCGCCGCTTTCTCGATGCCATCCTGGGCCGCCTGTCCCTGGGCGGTCGTCTGGCGGTCATTTCCTTCCATTCCCTGGAGGACCGCATGGTCAAGCAGGCCATGCGCCACTGGGCCGAGGGCTGCCGCTGCCCCCGGCATGTGCCGGTGTGCGTGTGCCACCATGTGCCGGAAGTCGAGATCCTGTACAAAAAGCCTGTACAGGCCGACGAGGAAGAGCTGGCCGTCAATCCGCGTGCCAGCAGTGCCAAACTGCGTGCCGTGGAGAAAATAGCCGAGGCCGTTTCATGA
- a CDS encoding division/cell wall cluster transcriptional repressor MraZ, translated as MANLFIQSAYRNLDTKGRLLLPPEYRDALLAAGDGSFWLTIGLYGGLKAYMPADWEAIVEKLNSVPLPSMKLSHVKTKLLGLAQRMVPDAQGRIRIPQPLMRAAALGKDVVLVGMADKFEIWDQARFDALLVEDVSDEVAACHLDIAL; from the coding sequence GTGGCAAATCTGTTTATCCAGAGCGCATATCGCAATCTCGATACCAAAGGCCGTCTGCTGCTGCCGCCAGAGTACAGGGATGCCCTGCTGGCCGCCGGAGACGGTTCCTTCTGGCTGACCATAGGCCTGTATGGAGGCCTCAAGGCCTACATGCCTGCGGACTGGGAAGCCATCGTCGAAAAGCTGAACAGCGTCCCTCTCCCCTCCATGAAGCTTTCCCACGTCAAAACGAAACTGCTCGGTCTTGCGCAGCGGATGGTCCCCGATGCGCAGGGCCGCATACGTATCCCGCAACCCCTGATGCGTGCGGCCGCCCTGGGAAAGGACGTGGTGCTGGTGGGGATGGCGGACAAGTTCGAGATCTGGGATCAGGCCCGTTTCGATGCCCTGCTGGTGGAGGACGTCAGCGATGAAGTGGCGGCCTGCCATCTTGATATAGCTCTTTAG
- the pyk gene encoding pyruvate kinase has product MRTKIVATIGPASNSKEKLRQLVEAGVSVFRLNFSHGSAEDFVRIINDIRDVEKELDKPITIMQDLSGPKIRLGVVQEKTIQVTKGMQLLLGLSGQRTDELPFLPFDHPEILETLEAGDRMVLADGGLQFTVQQNRPDGLVLLEANNSGLVTSRKGLALPGKATKVRALTEKDKKDLSDGLALGVDAVAISYVQTADDVREAKQLIAASGRRVPVVVKLERQSAVDNLDEILKETDVIMVARGDLGVECPLPLLPALQKRIIRACNAISKPVIVATQMLLSMVNSPAPTRAETTDVANAVLDGADCVMLSEETAMGNFPVETVQYMRKITDEAEKLLVDDRKLEEPAANKGIPEFLAYSACLLAEKAHAKAIVSHSLSGASARQVSCRRPPQDIYALTPDPVTIKALNFVWGVHPVFVADPASDPSHLSRAENFIHNSPDFLPNECAVITAGQLKGSTATPRGTNLVKIYWK; this is encoded by the coding sequence ATGAGAACCAAGATCGTCGCCACCATCGGCCCGGCTTCCAACTCCAAGGAAAAGCTGCGTCAGCTCGTCGAAGCCGGCGTCAGCGTCTTCCGCCTGAACTTCTCCCACGGTTCGGCCGAGGATTTCGTCCGTATCATCAATGACATCCGTGACGTGGAAAAGGAGCTGGACAAGCCCATCACCATCATGCAGGACCTGTCCGGCCCCAAGATCCGTCTGGGCGTCGTGCAGGAAAAGACCATCCAGGTCACCAAGGGCATGCAGCTGCTGCTGGGCCTTTCCGGCCAGCGCACGGACGAGCTGCCCTTCCTGCCTTTCGACCACCCCGAGATCCTGGAGACCCTGGAGGCCGGCGACCGCATGGTGCTGGCCGACGGCGGCCTGCAGTTCACCGTGCAGCAGAACCGTCCCGACGGCCTGGTGCTGCTGGAGGCCAACAACAGCGGCCTTGTGACCTCGCGCAAGGGCCTGGCCCTGCCCGGCAAGGCCACCAAGGTGCGCGCCCTGACCGAGAAGGACAAGAAGGACCTGAGCGACGGCCTGGCCCTGGGCGTGGACGCCGTGGCCATATCCTATGTGCAGACGGCTGACGATGTGCGCGAGGCAAAACAGCTCATCGCCGCTTCGGGCCGCCGCGTGCCTGTGGTGGTCAAGCTGGAGCGCCAGAGCGCCGTGGACAACCTGGACGAGATCCTGAAAGAGACCGATGTCATCATGGTGGCACGCGGCGACCTGGGCGTGGAATGCCCCCTGCCCCTGCTGCCCGCCCTGCAGAAGCGCATCATCCGCGCCTGCAACGCCATCTCCAAGCCGGTCATCGTGGCCACGCAGATGCTGCTCTCCATGGTCAACAGCCCCGCGCCCACCCGCGCCGAGACCACGGACGTGGCCAACGCCGTGCTGGACGGCGCCGACTGCGTGATGCTTTCCGAAGAGACCGCCATGGGCAACTTCCCGGTGGAGACCGTGCAGTACATGCGCAAGATCACCGACGAGGCCGAAAAGCTGCTGGTCGATGACCGCAAGCTGGAAGAGCCGGCCGCCAACAAGGGCATCCCCGAATTCCTAGCCTACTCCGCCTGCCTGCTGGCCGAAAAGGCCCATGCCAAGGCCATCGTCTCCCACAGCCTCAGCGGCGCGTCGGCCCGCCAGGTCTCCTGCCGCCGTCCTCCCCAGGACATCTACGCCCTGACCCCCGACCCGGTGACCATCAAGGCCCTGAACTTCGTCTGGGGCGTGCACCCCGTGTTCGTCGCCGACCCGGCCAGCGACCCCAGCCACCTGAGCCGCGCCGAGAACTTCATCCACAACAGCCCGGACTTCCTGCCCAATGAATGCGCCGTCATCACCGCCGGCCAGCTCAAGGGCTCCACGGCCACCCCGCGCGGTACCAACCTGGTCAAAATCTACTGGAAATAG
- a CDS encoding tyrosine-type recombinase/integrase gives MAYRSLFAAANTPSPSICKRKNCTGHAAGIQRLEDMILSLYLPYIRLRKRSWQVDERILRQHILPTFARHLLQDISRNDVEIWLGLLAAKGLAPATCNRILSVFKSVCSLAVIWGVLPVSPCMGIAPFPTRQLRERYLTQHEARRLLQALHGSPRLEAKALQLLLLTGARKSEILKARWEHIHLEKHLLTVPLSKSNRPRHIVLSDEAVAIIRLLPRRPDCPWLFPGRTAGRPLSDIYLFWNHLRRQLNLADVRIHDLRHTFASILVNAGHSLYEVQRLLGHRDPRTTMRYAHLGHDSLLAAAGTVSIFLGNTSIATASRPRKRLPVGTNLPSSDHALLKTSEPPCHRSALLSSPSLLSRRKKIVAPGKCPKRLRTRQSLLQR, from the coding sequence ATGGCATACCGTTCGCTCTTTGCCGCTGCAAATACACCATCACCATCCATCTGTAAGCGAAAAAACTGTACAGGACATGCAGCAGGCATACAGAGGCTGGAGGATATGATCCTGTCGCTTTATCTCCCTTATATCCGCCTGCGCAAGCGCAGCTGGCAAGTCGATGAGCGAATACTTCGACAACATATCCTGCCAACCTTTGCCCGGCATCTGCTGCAAGATATCTCGCGCAATGACGTCGAAATCTGGTTGGGCTTGCTGGCTGCCAAGGGGCTTGCCCCAGCCACCTGCAACCGCATCTTGAGCGTTTTCAAGAGCGTCTGTTCACTGGCGGTCATCTGGGGAGTGCTGCCTGTTTCACCGTGCATGGGCATCGCTCCGTTCCCGACCCGGCAACTGCGGGAGCGATACCTGACGCAGCATGAGGCACGGCGGCTTTTGCAGGCCCTGCACGGCTCCCCGCGCCTAGAGGCCAAGGCCCTGCAGCTTCTGCTGCTGACCGGCGCACGCAAGAGCGAAATCCTCAAGGCCCGCTGGGAGCATATCCACCTGGAGAAACATCTGCTGACGGTGCCCCTTTCCAAGTCGAACCGCCCACGCCATATTGTCCTTTCCGACGAGGCCGTAGCAATCATCCGTCTTTTGCCACGCCGCCCCGACTGCCCCTGGCTCTTTCCCGGGCGCACAGCGGGCAGACCGCTCTCCGACATCTATTTGTTCTGGAACCACTTGCGCCGACAGCTGAATCTTGCCGATGTGCGCATTCATGACCTGCGCCATACCTTTGCCAGCATCCTGGTCAATGCGGGCCACTCGCTCTATGAGGTACAGCGGCTACTGGGCCACCGTGATCCGCGCACGACCATGCGCTATGCCCATCTTGGGCATGATTCCCTGCTGGCAGCTGCGGGTACGGTCAGCATATTCCTCGGAAATACATCTATTGCAACTGCTTCGCGCCCCAGAAAAAGGTTGCCCGTGGGAACGAACCTCCCCTCCTCCGACCATGCGCTGTTGAAGACATCAGAGCCTCCATGTCACCGGTCAGCCCTGCTCTCATCGCCATCTCTTCTGTCAAGACGAAAAAAAATTGTTGCACCGGGAAAATGCCCAAAAAGGTTACGTACTCGTCAATCCCTACTTCAGAGATAA